A window of Streptomyces sp. NBC_00523 genomic DNA:
GCAGTTCCCGGAGTTTTACTCGCCGGTCTGGCCGTCGATGAGCTCGCGGGCGACGTCGAGGTGACCGACGTGGCGGGCGTACTCCTGGAGCAGGTGGAAGAGGATCCGCCCGAGCGAGGGTGCTTGGTCGGGCGTCGTGAAGCGGCCCCCGAGGCGTGCCTTGTCCCTTAACGCGGCGGGTGCCGTGAGGTAGTTCGCGGCGGTTACCTCCGCTTGGTAGGTGGCGATGACCTGAGCGGTGGAGGTGTCGGCGGCGACCGTCCACTCCTCGGCATCTCCGCCGGGTGGATAAGCGACGACGTCCTGAGCGCCGAATCCCCATCGCAGCCAGCGGC
This region includes:
- a CDS encoding DinB family protein, with amino-acid sequence MQQPPEQVPALLDGPAVDVSDVQELLLGYLEWYRAALMRKLDGLSDDQLRMPVEPLGWSPLGLVQHLGWVERRWLRWGFGAQDVVAYPPGGDAEEWTVAADTSTAQVIATYQAEVTAANYLTAPAALRDKARLGGRFTTPDQAPSLGRILFHLLQEYARHVGHLDVARELIDGQTGE